One Dysosmobacter welbionis DNA segment encodes these proteins:
- a CDS encoding DUF3343 domain-containing protein, translated as MREKSPRLIVTFHTTAGAIATEQLCRRLGLEGKLISVPRCITSDCGMAWSAPPELREHLETRLQEAGIETAGFYELPL; from the coding sequence GTGCGAGAAAAAAGCCCCCGGCTGATCGTGACGTTTCACACCACTGCCGGGGCCATCGCCACAGAGCAGCTCTGCCGCCGCCTGGGGCTGGAGGGCAAACTGATCTCCGTTCCCCGGTGCATCACATCCGACTGCGGCATGGCCTGGTCCGCGCCGCCGGAGCTGCGGGAGCACCTGGAGACCCGGCTGCAGGAGGCCGGGATCGAGACAGCCGGTTTCTATGAGCTGCCCCTGTGA
- the yedE gene encoding YedE family putative selenium transporter, with protein MREKSWFREYGLILAAGVAVGIAALILTASGNPKNMGFCIACFLRDIAGALGLHSAANVQYIRPEIIGIVVGAAAAALAAREFRAKAGASPACRFVLGMFVMIGALVFLGCPLRMVIRLGGGDLTAVAGLVGFIAGILVGVVCLKKGFSLGRAYPVRMGEGFVLSGILMALLGLLLLVPTLLKFSEAGPGSMRAFWGISLAAGLVVGVLAQRSRLCMAGGIRDAVMLRDFKLLSGFLAIWGTVTIGNLVLGSYSLSALSQPIAHSQYLWSALGMALAGWGSILLGGCPLRQLILAGEGNGDSAVTVLGMIVGAAVSHNFGLAGAADSVAEDGTYVVGGIGTAGMAAVAIGFAVLLAITVTHLPKTEAVSRD; from the coding sequence ATGAGAGAAAAGAGTTGGTTTCGGGAATACGGATTGATCTTGGCGGCGGGCGTGGCCGTGGGCATTGCCGCCCTGATCCTTACCGCCTCCGGCAACCCCAAGAACATGGGCTTCTGCATCGCCTGCTTCCTGCGGGACATCGCCGGCGCCCTGGGGCTCCACAGCGCCGCCAATGTGCAGTACATCCGGCCGGAGATCATCGGCATCGTGGTGGGGGCCGCGGCGGCAGCTCTGGCTGCCAGGGAGTTCCGGGCAAAGGCCGGGGCCTCTCCCGCCTGCCGGTTTGTGCTGGGGATGTTCGTGATGATCGGTGCTCTGGTGTTTCTGGGCTGCCCCCTGCGGATGGTCATCCGGCTGGGCGGCGGCGACCTGACTGCCGTTGCCGGGCTGGTGGGCTTCATCGCCGGGATCCTGGTGGGCGTGGTATGTTTAAAGAAGGGTTTCTCCCTGGGCCGGGCCTATCCCGTCCGCATGGGCGAGGGGTTCGTCCTGTCTGGGATCCTGATGGCGCTGTTGGGGCTGCTGCTGTTGGTGCCCACCCTGCTGAAGTTCTCTGAGGCGGGCCCCGGCTCCATGCGGGCCTTCTGGGGGATCTCCCTGGCGGCCGGTCTGGTTGTGGGCGTGCTGGCCCAGCGGAGCCGGCTGTGCATGGCCGGCGGCATACGGGACGCTGTGATGCTGCGGGACTTCAAGCTCCTCTCCGGCTTCCTGGCCATCTGGGGCACGGTCACCATTGGCAATCTGGTCCTGGGATCCTACAGCCTGTCCGCACTGTCCCAGCCCATCGCCCACAGCCAGTACCTCTGGTCCGCCCTGGGCATGGCCCTGGCGGGCTGGGGTTCCATCCTGCTGGGAGGCTGCCCCCTGCGACAGTTGATTCTGGCCGGTGAGGGCAACGGCGACTCCGCCGTGACCGTCCTGGGCATGATCGTGGGCGCCGCCGTCTCCCACAACTTCGGTCTGGCCGGCGCGGCGGATTCCGTGGCGGAGGACGGCACCTATGTGGTCGGCGGCATCGGCACTGCCGGCATGGCGGCGGTGGCCATCGGATTCGCGGTACTGCTGGCCATCACGGTGACCCATTTGCCGAAAACGGAGGCTGTATCGCGTGATTGA
- a CDS encoding sulfurtransferase TusA family protein: protein MVDTRGYICPTPVLMVQKALKDRPAMVEVLAEAGAAVENITRFAHSQGYQVSKTADGPDWKLTLTK, encoded by the coding sequence ATGGTAGATACCCGCGGATACATTTGCCCCACCCCGGTGCTGATGGTGCAGAAGGCCTTGAAGGATCGGCCCGCCATGGTGGAAGTCCTGGCGGAGGCCGGCGCAGCGGTGGAGAACATCACCCGCTTCGCCCACTCCCAGGGCTATCAGGTCAGCAAGACGGCGGACGGACCGGACTGGAAACTGACCCTGACGAAATAA
- a CDS encoding ClpP family protease, protein MTERTKPADTTEENDESGKDGAQQIVDFGSALTKTPHGSVYCMTIIGQIEGHNTAASGAKTTKYEHVLPLLAKLEESDEVNGVLFLLNTVGGDVEAGLAIAELIAGMTKPTVSIVLGGSHSIGVPLAVAARRSFAVPSAAMTIHPVRMSGTVIAAPQTYNYFQRLQDRIVAFVSSHSQITAQKFQALMLKKDDMAADVGSVVYGEEAVSLGIIDQVGGLSDGLQCLYRQIEEAKGKRETS, encoded by the coding sequence ATGACAGAACGCACCAAACCTGCGGACACCACAGAGGAAAATGACGAGAGCGGAAAGGACGGCGCCCAGCAGATCGTGGACTTCGGCTCCGCCCTGACCAAAACGCCCCACGGCTCCGTGTACTGCATGACCATCATCGGCCAGATCGAGGGCCACAACACCGCCGCCAGCGGTGCCAAGACCACCAAGTACGAGCATGTGCTGCCCCTGCTGGCCAAGCTGGAGGAGAGCGACGAGGTGAACGGCGTCCTCTTCCTGCTGAATACCGTGGGCGGCGACGTGGAGGCGGGCCTTGCCATCGCGGAGCTGATCGCCGGCATGACAAAGCCTACGGTCTCCATCGTCCTGGGAGGAAGCCATTCCATCGGCGTGCCTTTGGCAGTGGCTGCCCGACGGAGCTTTGCCGTCCCCAGCGCCGCCATGACCATCCACCCGGTCCGCATGAGCGGCACGGTCATCGCCGCCCCCCAGACCTACAACTACTTCCAGCGGCTTCAGGATCGGATCGTGGCCTTCGTCTCCAGCCACAGCCAGATCACGGCTCAGAAGTTCCAGGCCCTGATGCTGAAAAAGGACGATATGGCCGCCGACGTTGGCAGTGTGGTCTATGGAGAGGAGGCAGTGTCCCTGGGCATCATCGACCAGGTGGGCGGCCTCTCTGACGGACTCCAGTGCCTCTACCGCCAGATCGAGGAGGCCAAAGGAAAGCGGGAGACATCCTGA
- the proB gene encoding glutamate 5-kinase, whose amino-acid sequence MTLEQNKQRIVVKVGTSTLTHNSGALDLWSMEHLVRTLADLQGMGHEVILVSSGAIAVGTAKLGLSERPKELRMKQAAAAVGQCRMMHIYDKFFSEYNRSMAQILLTGDDVEDPERAEHLSNTFSALLEMGVIPVVNENDSVSSAEIETGRHKVLGDNDTLSAIVAELCRADLLVLLSDIDGLYDADPKTHPEAKLLHQVTELTPEILEMAGGAGSWRGTGGMATKLSAARIAMEAGCDMVITNGRRMEDLYGIAEGKDIGTRFVSGKTRN is encoded by the coding sequence ATAACTTTGGAACAGAACAAACAGCGTATTGTGGTGAAGGTGGGCACCTCCACCCTCACCCATAACTCCGGCGCGTTGGACCTTTGGAGCATGGAACATCTGGTGCGGACCCTGGCGGATCTCCAGGGCATGGGGCATGAGGTGATCCTGGTGTCCTCCGGTGCCATCGCTGTGGGCACCGCCAAGCTGGGGCTGTCCGAGCGGCCGAAGGAGCTGCGGATGAAGCAGGCAGCCGCTGCGGTGGGCCAGTGCCGGATGATGCACATTTACGACAAATTCTTCTCCGAGTACAACCGCTCCATGGCCCAGATCCTGCTGACAGGAGATGATGTGGAGGACCCGGAGCGGGCGGAGCACCTGTCCAACACCTTCTCCGCCCTGCTGGAGATGGGGGTCATCCCTGTGGTGAACGAGAATGACTCCGTCTCCTCCGCCGAGATCGAGACCGGACGCCATAAGGTCCTGGGCGATAACGACACCCTCTCTGCCATCGTGGCGGAGCTGTGCCGGGCGGATCTGCTGGTACTGCTCAGCGACATCGATGGGCTGTACGACGCGGACCCCAAGACTCACCCGGAGGCAAAGCTCCTACACCAGGTGACGGAGCTGACGCCGGAGATCCTGGAGATGGCCGGCGGCGCCGGCAGCTGGCGGGGCACCGGCGGCATGGCCACCAAGCTCTCCGCTGCCCGCATTGCCATGGAGGCCGGGTGCGATATGGTCATCACCAACGGCAGACGGATGGAAGACCTGTATGGCATCGCGGAGGGAAAGGACATTGGAACGCGATTTGTATCGGGGAAAACTAGGAATTGA
- a CDS encoding glutamate-5-semialdehyde dehydrogenase — MTALQQQGQAAKAATYVLATAGTARKNAALNAIADVLTERQTEWLSANAEDVAAAKEAGMRPAMLDRLTLTPERVAGIVDGVRQVAALPDPIGRVDKMETRPNGLIIGRRRVPLGVIAIIFEARPNVTVDAAALCLKSGNVCILRGGKEAIRSNRCVAELMRQALRSVGLPEDCISLVQDTSHETANELMHLDGYVDVLIPRGGAGLIRAVAKEASVPVIRTGEGVCHIYIDDEADLDMGASILFNAKCSRPSVCNAVECVLVHRDVAADFWKKALPLLDEKGVELRADPEALEILGTRAVPAEDSDWDAEYDDYILAVKTAGGMDEAIDFINAHGTQHSEAIITKNYFKAQHFLDHVDAAAVYVNASTRFTDGGEFGLGAEIGISTQKMHARGPMGLEELTSCKYVIYGEGQVR, encoded by the coding sequence ATGACAGCATTACAGCAGCAGGGACAGGCGGCAAAGGCCGCCACCTACGTTCTGGCCACCGCCGGGACGGCCAGGAAAAACGCGGCGCTGAATGCCATTGCGGACGTTCTGACAGAGCGGCAGACAGAGTGGCTCTCCGCCAACGCAGAGGACGTGGCCGCCGCGAAGGAGGCGGGGATGCGCCCCGCCATGCTGGACCGGCTGACCCTGACGCCGGAACGGGTGGCAGGCATCGTGGACGGCGTGCGGCAGGTGGCTGCCCTTCCGGATCCCATCGGCAGAGTGGACAAGATGGAAACCCGGCCCAACGGCCTTATCATCGGCCGGCGGCGGGTGCCCCTGGGGGTCATCGCCATCATCTTTGAGGCCCGGCCCAACGTCACCGTAGACGCTGCGGCGCTGTGCCTGAAGTCCGGCAATGTGTGTATCCTCCGAGGCGGCAAGGAGGCCATCCGCTCCAACCGCTGTGTGGCGGAGCTGATGCGTCAGGCCCTGCGGTCCGTAGGTCTGCCGGAGGACTGCATCTCCCTGGTACAGGACACCAGCCACGAGACCGCCAATGAGCTGATGCACCTGGACGGCTATGTGGACGTGCTGATCCCCCGGGGTGGCGCCGGGCTGATCCGGGCCGTGGCCAAGGAGGCCAGCGTACCAGTGATCCGCACCGGCGAGGGCGTGTGCCACATCTATATCGACGATGAGGCAGACCTGGACATGGGTGCCAGCATCCTCTTCAATGCCAAGTGCTCCCGTCCCTCTGTGTGCAACGCCGTGGAGTGCGTGCTGGTCCACCGGGACGTGGCGGCGGACTTCTGGAAAAAGGCCCTTCCCCTTCTGGATGAGAAGGGCGTGGAGCTGCGGGCGGACCCGGAGGCCCTGGAGATCCTGGGCACCCGGGCGGTACCGGCAGAAGACAGCGACTGGGACGCCGAGTACGACGACTACATCCTGGCTGTCAAGACGGCAGGCGGCATGGATGAGGCCATCGATTTCATCAATGCCCACGGCACCCAGCACTCCGAGGCCATCATCACGAAGAACTACTTCAAGGCCCAGCACTTCCTGGACCACGTGGATGCGGCGGCGGTGTACGTCAACGCCTCCACCCGGTTCACAGACGGCGGCGAGTTCGGTCTGGGGGCGGAGATCGGCATTTCCACCCAGAAGATGCACGCCCGGGGCCCCATGGGACTGGAGGAGCTGACCAGCTGCAAGTACGTCATTTACGGTGAAGGACAGGTGCGGTAA
- the proC gene encoding pyrroline-5-carboxylate reductase, with protein MATFGFIGTGNMGGALARAARKRLSGGEILLANRSATKAEALAQELDCRAVDNAAVAAGADYIFLGVKPYMVAGLMEKIGPVLAARKDRFVLVSMAAALTIPDLRERGCGDWPLIRIMPNTPSAIGEGVIFYTCDGVTAEEEAAFLENMAGAGRLLPLDDHLMDAGSAVAGCGPAFVDLFIEAMADGGVACGLTRPMAMECAAQTLIGAARLMLETGRHPGALKDAVCSPGGATIQGVRALEAGGFRSAVMEAVIAAYEKSAEMK; from the coding sequence ATGGCGACATTTGGTTTTATCGGCACCGGAAATATGGGCGGCGCCCTGGCCCGGGCGGCCCGCAAGCGGCTGTCCGGCGGAGAGATCCTGTTGGCGAACCGCTCCGCCACCAAAGCGGAGGCCCTGGCCCAGGAGCTGGACTGCCGGGCTGTGGACAATGCGGCGGTGGCCGCTGGGGCAGATTACATCTTCCTGGGCGTGAAGCCCTATATGGTGGCAGGGCTGATGGAGAAGATCGGCCCCGTGCTGGCGGCGCGGAAGGACCGGTTCGTGCTGGTGTCCATGGCGGCGGCCCTCACCATCCCCGACCTGCGGGAGCGGGGCTGCGGGGACTGGCCCCTGATCCGCATCATGCCCAATACCCCCTCTGCCATCGGGGAGGGCGTGATCTTCTACACCTGCGACGGCGTCACGGCGGAGGAGGAAGCGGCGTTCCTGGAGAACATGGCAGGCGCCGGGCGGCTGCTGCCCCTGGACGACCATCTGATGGACGCCGGCAGCGCCGTGGCCGGCTGCGGACCGGCCTTTGTGGACCTCTTCATCGAGGCCATGGCGGACGGCGGCGTGGCCTGCGGCCTCACCCGTCCCATGGCGATGGAGTGCGCCGCCCAGACGCTGATCGGCGCCGCGCGGCTGATGCTGGAGACGGGCCGCCATCCCGGTGCGCTGAAGGATGCGGTCTGTTCCCCCGGCGGCGCCACCATCCAGGGCGTCCGGGCGCTGGAGGCCGGCGGGTTCCGCAGCGCAGTGATGGAGGCGGTCATCGCCGCCTATGAGAAGAGTGCGGAGATGAAGTGA
- a CDS encoding dihydrofolate reductase family protein codes for MARDIILNLAISLDGFICDEDGGFAWISGQGDVRADTADHFDFDGFLASCDTIVMGRKAYEDCLSSLPEAAEKRFLVASRTPRAPEGRVVFLSADVVAEVLALKDRPGKHIWLFGGGELASDFIRADAVDRYIVGILPVIRGKGRRLFQEGIPPVELHLDRCTVSDGIPILEYSRRGR; via the coding sequence ATGGCACGGGACATCATCTTGAATCTGGCAATCAGCCTGGATGGCTTCATTTGCGATGAGGACGGCGGCTTCGCATGGATCAGCGGCCAGGGAGATGTCCGGGCCGACACGGCGGACCACTTCGACTTCGACGGCTTCCTGGCATCCTGCGACACCATCGTTATGGGTCGAAAGGCTTATGAGGACTGCCTTAGTTCTCTGCCCGAAGCGGCGGAAAAGCGATTCCTGGTGGCCTCCCGGACACCTCGGGCGCCGGAGGGCAGGGTTGTCTTTCTCTCCGCCGATGTGGTGGCGGAAGTTCTGGCGCTGAAGGACCGGCCCGGCAAGCACATCTGGCTGTTCGGCGGTGGAGAGCTGGCCTCCGACTTCATTCGCGCCGACGCCGTAGACCGGTATATCGTCGGCATCCTGCCGGTGATCCGGGGCAAGGGCCGGCGGCTGTTTCAGGAGGGGATTCCGCCGGTGGAACTCCATCTGGACCGCTGCACGGTCTCAGACGGCATCCCTATTCTGGAGTACAGCCGGCGGGGCCGGTAA
- a CDS encoding 5'-nucleotidase C-terminal domain-containing protein — protein sequence MKKKVLSLLLAVVMTFSLAVTANAAEETAQDLDGDIVILHTNDVHGAISGYAKVAALKDAYEARGAYVLLMDAGDFIQGDPTVSTSEGATAVELMNLAGYDVASMGNHEFDYGYQNLKDLEADADFTIVDANVLYNGQVAFEDNVVFTAPDGTKIGVFGLDTPETATKAHPAKIQGVTFLAGDKMFDCAQDQVDALEAEGCEYIICLGHLGIDAESTGNRSIDLLEKVEGIDVFIDGHSHSTLEDVKAAAGGTGKVGDTLVTSTGTKLESVGVVTIDADGTITTATTPVADLTATDADVAARAAKIQAEIDKEYGTVFAKTEVALNGEKEPGNRTEETNLGDLICDALVWGAEREGTEVDAAVTNGGGIRASIAAGDITKKDINTVLPFGNTLSIVKVTGAELLEALEASTYCTPTSIGGFPQVSGIEFTVDTTKAYDQGEQYPGSTYYGPKSIQRVTIETVGGEPFDANATYTIATNDFMAAGGDTYYAFAAASVNYDLGLSMDEVVMDYITDELKGTVTEEAYGQPAGRITVDQGLAFTDVAATSPYYDGIEWAVDEGITNGTTATTFSPYQNCTRAQIITYLWRAAGSPEPASTEPAYTDVTDTSLYFFKAVQWVSEQGLVEGETFDPYAGCTRAMAVYFMWVAADSPEAAAASFTDVAADADYAAAVNWAVAQGVTLGTGDGSTFSPDTVCQRGQIVTFLYRAANAAA from the coding sequence ATGAAAAAGAAAGTCTTGTCCCTGCTGCTGGCGGTGGTCATGACGTTCTCCCTGGCCGTCACCGCCAATGCGGCGGAAGAGACGGCACAGGATCTGGACGGCGACATCGTCATCCTGCACACCAATGATGTGCATGGCGCCATCAGCGGCTATGCCAAAGTGGCCGCGCTGAAGGACGCCTACGAGGCCCGCGGCGCCTACGTCCTGCTGATGGACGCCGGTGACTTCATCCAGGGCGATCCCACCGTCAGCACGTCTGAGGGCGCCACCGCCGTGGAGCTGATGAACCTGGCCGGCTACGACGTGGCCAGCATGGGCAACCATGAGTTCGACTACGGCTACCAGAACCTCAAGGATCTGGAGGCGGACGCCGACTTCACCATCGTGGACGCCAATGTCCTGTACAACGGCCAGGTGGCCTTTGAGGACAACGTGGTCTTCACCGCGCCCGACGGCACCAAGATCGGCGTGTTCGGCCTGGACACCCCGGAGACCGCAACCAAGGCCCACCCCGCCAAGATCCAGGGCGTGACCTTCCTGGCCGGCGATAAGATGTTCGACTGCGCGCAGGATCAGGTGGACGCACTGGAGGCAGAGGGCTGCGAGTACATCATCTGCCTGGGCCACCTGGGCATCGATGCCGAGTCCACCGGCAACCGCTCCATCGACCTGCTGGAGAAGGTGGAGGGCATCGACGTGTTCATCGACGGCCACTCTCACTCCACCCTTGAGGACGTGAAGGCCGCCGCTGGCGGTACCGGGAAGGTGGGCGACACTCTGGTGACCTCTACCGGCACCAAGCTGGAGAGCGTGGGCGTGGTCACCATCGATGCCGACGGCACCATCACCACCGCCACTACCCCCGTTGCCGACCTGACCGCCACGGACGCTGATGTGGCTGCCCGCGCCGCCAAGATCCAGGCGGAGATCGACAAGGAATACGGCACGGTGTTTGCAAAGACCGAAGTGGCCCTGAACGGCGAGAAGGAGCCCGGTAACCGTACCGAGGAGACCAACCTGGGCGACCTGATCTGCGACGCTCTGGTCTGGGGCGCCGAGCGTGAGGGCACTGAGGTGGACGCGGCTGTCACCAACGGCGGCGGCATCCGCGCCTCCATCGCCGCCGGCGACATCACCAAGAAGGATATCAACACTGTGCTGCCCTTCGGCAACACCCTCTCCATCGTGAAAGTCACCGGCGCCGAGCTGCTGGAGGCTCTGGAGGCTTCCACCTACTGCACGCCCACCTCTATCGGCGGCTTCCCCCAGGTGAGCGGCATCGAGTTCACCGTGGACACCACCAAGGCCTATGACCAGGGCGAGCAGTATCCCGGCTCCACCTACTACGGCCCCAAGAGCATCCAGCGCGTCACCATCGAGACTGTGGGCGGCGAGCCCTTTGATGCCAACGCCACCTACACCATCGCCACCAACGACTTCATGGCCGCCGGCGGCGACACCTACTATGCGTTCGCGGCTGCCTCCGTCAACTATGACCTGGGCCTCTCCATGGATGAGGTGGTCATGGACTACATCACCGACGAGCTAAAGGGCACCGTCACCGAAGAGGCCTACGGTCAGCCCGCTGGCCGCATCACTGTTGACCAGGGCCTGGCCTTCACCGACGTGGCGGCGACCTCTCCCTACTATGACGGCATTGAGTGGGCCGTGGACGAGGGCATCACCAACGGCACCACCGCCACCACCTTCTCTCCCTACCAGAACTGCACCCGTGCCCAGATCATCACCTATCTGTGGCGCGCCGCCGGTTCTCCGGAGCCTGCTAGCACGGAACCCGCCTATACCGATGTGACGGACACCAGCCTGTACTTCTTCAAGGCCGTCCAGTGGGTCAGTGAGCAGGGCTTGGTGGAAGGCGAGACCTTTGATCCCTATGCGGGCTGCACCCGCGCCATGGCGGTGTACTTCATGTGGGTTGCCGCCGACAGCCCCGAGGCTGCTGCCGCTTCCTTCACCGACGTGGCCGCTGACGCGGACTACGCCGCCGCGGTGAACTGGGCCGTGGCCCAGGGCGTCACCCTCGGCACCGGTGACGGCAGCACGTTCTCTCCCGACACCGTCTGCCAGCGGGGCCAGATTGTGACCTTCCTGTACCGGGCCGCCAACGCTGCTGCCTGA
- the hydA gene encoding dihydropyrimidinase yields MTTLLRGGTIITGAGQRRADLLLDGEKIAWVGRGPQAADREVDVSGCFLFPGFIDAHTHFDLDVANTTTADDFCTGSRAALRGGTTTVIDFACPNKGESLHHGLDLWHQKADGRTFCDYGFHMTIDDWNESIRAELPDMFAQGISSFKMYLTYPAMMIGDRDIYWALKELKRLGGIAGFHCENAGVIDGMIAERKAAGELSPASHPRTRPPYLEAEAVSRLLRIAQAADAPVVIVHLTNREALLEVDHARKRGQTVYVETCPQYLLLDESVYFNEDYSAAARYVCAPPLRDKAEQEHLWKGLRRGAIQTVSTDHCSFTLAQKDMGREDFTKIPGGLPGVETRGELLYSYGVAKRKISAAQMCRVLSENPARLYGLYPRKGVLRPGSDADIVVYDPGASHVIRAEDCVANVDYNPYEGFVTAGGIRQVWLRGQLSVENGKVLVEAPAGKYMARGKNSL; encoded by the coding sequence ATGACCACATTGCTCAGGGGCGGGACCATCATCACCGGTGCCGGACAGCGGCGGGCCGACCTGCTGCTGGACGGGGAGAAGATCGCCTGGGTGGGCCGGGGACCTCAAGCCGCAGACCGGGAGGTGGATGTCTCCGGCTGTTTCCTCTTCCCCGGCTTTATCGACGCCCACACCCACTTTGACCTGGATGTGGCGAACACCACCACGGCGGATGATTTCTGCACCGGCTCCCGGGCGGCCCTGCGGGGCGGCACTACTACGGTCATCGACTTCGCCTGCCCCAACAAGGGCGAGTCCCTGCACCACGGCCTGGACCTGTGGCATCAGAAGGCGGACGGCAGGACTTTCTGCGACTACGGCTTCCACATGACCATCGACGACTGGAACGAGTCCATCCGGGCAGAGCTGCCGGACATGTTCGCCCAGGGCATCTCTTCTTTCAAGATGTATCTCACCTATCCCGCCATGATGATCGGCGACCGGGACATCTACTGGGCACTGAAGGAGCTGAAGCGGCTGGGGGGCATCGCCGGCTTCCACTGCGAGAACGCCGGTGTCATTGACGGCATGATCGCCGAGCGGAAGGCCGCCGGAGAGCTCTCCCCCGCCTCCCACCCCCGCACCCGACCGCCCTATCTGGAGGCTGAGGCAGTGAGCCGCCTGCTGCGGATCGCCCAGGCAGCGGACGCGCCGGTGGTCATCGTCCACCTCACCAACCGGGAGGCCCTGCTGGAGGTGGACCACGCCCGGAAGCGGGGCCAGACCGTGTATGTGGAGACCTGTCCCCAGTACCTGCTGCTGGACGAGAGCGTGTATTTCAACGAGGACTACTCCGCCGCTGCCCGGTATGTGTGCGCGCCGCCCCTGCGGGACAAGGCCGAGCAGGAGCACCTGTGGAAGGGCCTGCGGCGGGGCGCTATCCAGACCGTGTCCACAGACCACTGCTCCTTCACCCTGGCCCAGAAGGACATGGGCCGGGAGGACTTCACCAAAATCCCAGGCGGCCTGCCCGGCGTGGAGACCCGGGGCGAGCTGCTGTACTCCTACGGCGTGGCCAAGCGGAAGATCAGCGCCGCCCAGATGTGCCGGGTGCTCAGCGAGAATCCCGCCCGGCTGTATGGTCTCTATCCCCGGAAGGGCGTGCTGCGGCCCGGCAGCGACGCGGACATCGTGGTCTACGACCCCGGCGCCAGCCATGTGATCCGAGCGGAGGACTGCGTGGCCAATGTGGACTACAACCCCTATGAAGGCTTCGTCACCGCCGGCGGCATCCGGCAGGTGTGGCTGCGGGGGCAGCTCTCCGTGGAAAACGGAAAGGTCCTGGTGGAGGCGCCGGCGGGCAAGTATATGGCCCGGGGCAAGAACTCCCTGTGA
- a CDS encoding DUF4330 domain-containing protein — MEQKAKRVGKFNIIDIIAVILIVAVVAFGAWKLLGSSGGTAAEDGGMVKVTYVVKCEGVPTELYETCQAHLPSPLMASGALVGGQIESVEMEPYYVLGPDGQWIEDPEHVTLLFTATTETPAGEVMTTKVGDQEVRIGKTDYILKSEYIEFSGGTIVDVQWEGLAEE; from the coding sequence ATGGAACAGAAAGCAAAACGCGTTGGAAAGTTCAACATCATCGACATCATCGCCGTGATTTTGATCGTGGCGGTGGTGGCTTTTGGAGCCTGGAAGCTGCTGGGCAGCAGCGGCGGCACCGCCGCCGAGGACGGCGGCATGGTGAAGGTGACCTATGTGGTTAAGTGCGAGGGTGTGCCCACGGAGCTGTACGAGACCTGCCAGGCCCATCTGCCCTCTCCGCTGATGGCCTCCGGCGCTCTGGTGGGCGGCCAGATTGAGAGCGTGGAGATGGAGCCCTACTACGTGCTGGGCCCCGATGGGCAGTGGATCGAGGATCCGGAGCATGTGACGCTGCTCTTCACCGCCACCACGGAGACGCCTGCCGGCGAGGTCATGACCACCAAGGTGGGAGACCAGGAGGTCCGGATCGGCAAGACGGATTATATTTTGAAGAGTGAGTACATTGAGTTCTCCGGCGGCACCATCGTGGATGTCCAGTGGGAGGGACTGGCAGAAGAGTAA